The following proteins come from a genomic window of Paramisgurnus dabryanus chromosome 19, PD_genome_1.1, whole genome shotgun sequence:
- the sostdc1b gene encoding sclerostin domain-containing protein 1b — protein MPLSTCEYQLLFLLCFLMKSCHAFKNDATEVFDGRALSSSHETPNNASLNRARNGGRRADTGDQTEQHQVGCRELRSTKYISDGQCTSLNPVKELVCAGECLPTHLLPNWIGRGHYWNRRDAQEWRCVTDRTRTQRIKLQCQDGSTRTYKITAVTSCKCKRYARQHNDSSHALEGPSKDHPVQNPKKKKSRNKNAKQNP, from the exons ATGCCCCTGAGCACATGCGAATACCAGCTGCTGtttctgctttgttttctcaTGAAAAGCTGTCACGCTTTCAAAAACGATGCAACTGAAGTGTTTGACGGGCGCGCGCTTTCATCCTCCCACGAGACTCCGAATAATGCGTCATTAAATAGAGCGCGCAATGGAGGAAGACGCGCGGACACTGGAGACCAAACCG AACAGCACCAGGTCGGTTGCAGGGAACTGAGATCCACTAAATACATATCTGACGGCCAGTGCACCAGCCTGAATCCTGTAAAAGAGCTGGTGTGTGCCGGGGAGTGTCTCCCCACGCACTTGCTGCCAAACTGGATCGGCAGGGGTCACTACTGGAACAGACGGGACGCTCAGGAGTGGCGCTGCGTCACCGACCGCACACGCACCCAACGCATCAAACTCCAGTGTCAGGACGGCAGCACGCGCACCTACAAGATCACAGCCGTCACGTCCTGCAAATGCAAGAGATACGCGCGCCAACACAACGACTCATCTCATGCACTCGAAGGTCCATCGAAGGATCATCCTGTGCAGAATCCCAAGAAGAAAAAGAGcagaaataaaaatgcaaagcaGAACCCTTGA